One genomic segment of Amycolatopsis sp. WQ 127309 includes these proteins:
- a CDS encoding ATP-grasp domain-containing protein produces the protein MPDAPNLLFVGGARPLSFSLDMATEALAQAAARGLRVHVTNTAEILAATAPVVAAATVQSTVDVLTPGASAAWAAAQVAAGERFDAVYALQELAQVAVAETAEAVGAPGNPPDAVHRVRTKDACREALAAAGFPQPVVGLCAGEAEAAVFLKEHDGPWIVKPRDAMGSVGVSLVTDAAELPAALALLPDAKPFLVEQFVDGPEFSVEGVFLGEVPKILAVTAKEKVPPPFFVETGHVLPAPLPDARRREIEDTVSSALTTLGLRTGGFHVELWLTPAGVVLGEVHGRFGGDWIHRMLAHAIPGLELYGLVFDDMLGRPGTGVPPAPSRGAAVRYFTPPPGRLAAVEGWEQVRAHPAVLHAELGVGPGDEIKPLQRSGDRVGFVVVGADTPEAASALAADLTGSVKFLFDPEIEPEIDPEPEPGRLPGLWALR, from the coding sequence CGCGCGGCCGCTGAGCTTCAGCCTCGACATGGCGACCGAGGCGCTCGCCCAGGCCGCCGCGCGCGGCCTGCGCGTGCACGTCACCAACACCGCCGAGATCCTCGCCGCCACCGCGCCGGTCGTCGCGGCGGCCACCGTCCAGTCCACTGTGGACGTCCTGACGCCCGGCGCTTCCGCCGCGTGGGCCGCGGCCCAGGTCGCGGCCGGCGAGCGGTTCGACGCCGTGTACGCGCTTCAGGAGCTGGCGCAGGTCGCCGTGGCCGAGACGGCCGAAGCCGTCGGCGCGCCCGGCAACCCGCCGGACGCGGTGCACCGCGTCCGGACCAAGGACGCCTGCCGCGAGGCGCTCGCCGCGGCCGGGTTCCCCCAGCCGGTCGTCGGGCTCTGTGCCGGCGAAGCCGAGGCGGCGGTGTTCCTGAAGGAGCACGACGGGCCGTGGATCGTGAAGCCGCGTGACGCCATGGGCAGCGTCGGCGTCAGCCTGGTCACCGACGCCGCCGAACTGCCCGCCGCGCTCGCGCTGCTGCCGGACGCGAAGCCGTTCCTCGTCGAGCAGTTCGTCGACGGGCCGGAGTTCAGCGTGGAAGGCGTCTTCCTCGGCGAGGTCCCGAAGATCCTCGCCGTCACCGCCAAGGAGAAGGTCCCGCCGCCGTTCTTCGTCGAGACCGGGCACGTGCTGCCGGCGCCGCTGCCCGACGCGCGGCGCCGCGAGATCGAGGACACCGTGTCGTCCGCGCTCACCACGCTCGGCCTGCGGACCGGCGGTTTCCACGTCGAACTCTGGCTCACCCCCGCCGGCGTCGTGCTCGGCGAGGTGCACGGCCGCTTCGGCGGCGACTGGATCCACCGCATGCTCGCCCACGCCATCCCCGGCCTGGAGCTCTACGGGCTGGTCTTCGACGACATGCTCGGCCGGCCGGGCACCGGCGTCCCGCCGGCGCCGAGCCGCGGCGCGGCCGTCCGGTACTTCACGCCGCCGCCGGGACGCCTCGCCGCCGTCGAGGGCTGGGAGCAGGTGCGCGCGCACCCCGCCGTGTTGCACGCCGAACTGGGCGTCGGGCCCGGCGACGAGATCAAGCCCCTGCAGCGCTCCGGCGACCGCGTCGGGTTCGTGGTCGTCGGCGCCGACACGCCGGAGGCGGCGAGCGCGCTGGCCGCGGACCTCACCGGTTCCGTGAAGTTCCTCTTCGACCCCGAGATCGAGCCCGAGATCGACCCCGAACCCGAGCCCGGCCGGCTACCCGGTCTCTGGGCCCTGCGCTGA
- a CDS encoding MFS transporter has protein sequence MPALLPRSGPPRLLAVATLITMTGYGVYLTAGVLYFTRAVHLPAGQVGAGLTIAGAVSLSAGIPFGHLADRHGARTVYALTLVLGAISMAGLCFAGGFWSFVVFASLGAAAQTAGPAARSPLVQEYGGERPAEFRGYLRSVTNLGIAFGALLAGWGVAADTRNAYLLLIAASAVSYTASVVVVLFLPSVPPKPAGTGPRWVALRDRPYLVLTVLDGVMAIQYRVLTAAVPLWLVSRTTAPNWTISGVMIVNTAIVVFFQVRASRRIDTTHAGAVAFRRAGFAFFAACVAIAAMAGAPTWLALVFLLAAVIVHTIGEIWQAAGGFELSFTLAPPHAVGQYQGLFGMGLGLGVTLGPAVLIALCITWGTPGWWVVGGIFVVTGLAVPPVVRWAERDRARRAVAEPQAA, from the coding sequence ATGCCCGCGCTCCTTCCCCGCAGCGGACCGCCCCGGCTGCTCGCGGTGGCGACGCTGATCACGATGACCGGCTACGGCGTCTACCTGACGGCCGGCGTCCTGTACTTCACCCGGGCCGTCCACCTGCCCGCCGGTCAGGTCGGGGCCGGGCTGACGATCGCGGGCGCCGTGTCGCTCTCGGCCGGGATCCCGTTCGGGCACCTCGCCGACCGCCACGGCGCCCGCACGGTCTACGCGCTGACGCTGGTGCTCGGCGCGATCTCGATGGCGGGGTTGTGCTTCGCCGGCGGGTTCTGGTCGTTCGTCGTGTTCGCGAGCCTCGGCGCCGCGGCCCAGACGGCCGGGCCGGCCGCCCGCAGCCCGCTCGTCCAGGAGTACGGCGGCGAGCGGCCCGCCGAGTTCCGCGGTTACCTGCGGTCGGTGACCAACCTGGGCATCGCGTTCGGCGCGCTGCTGGCCGGCTGGGGCGTCGCCGCGGACACCCGCAACGCGTACCTGCTGCTCATCGCGGCCAGCGCGGTGTCCTACACCGCGAGCGTGGTCGTCGTGCTGTTCCTCCCGTCCGTGCCCCCGAAACCGGCGGGCACCGGCCCGCGCTGGGTGGCCCTGCGCGACCGGCCGTACCTCGTGCTCACGGTGCTGGACGGCGTGATGGCGATCCAGTACCGCGTGCTGACGGCGGCGGTCCCGCTCTGGCTGGTCAGCCGGACCACGGCGCCGAACTGGACGATCTCCGGCGTGATGATCGTGAACACCGCGATCGTCGTGTTCTTCCAGGTCCGAGCCAGCCGCCGGATCGACACGACCCACGCGGGCGCGGTGGCGTTCCGCCGCGCCGGCTTCGCGTTCTTCGCCGCCTGCGTCGCGATCGCCGCCATGGCGGGCGCGCCCACCTGGCTGGCCCTGGTCTTCCTGCTGGCGGCGGTGATCGTGCACACGATCGGCGAGATCTGGCAGGCGGCGGGCGGGTTCGAGCTGTCGTTCACGTTGGCCCCACCCCACGCGGTCGGCCAGTACCAGGGCCTGTTCGGCATGGGCCTGGGCCTGGGCGTGACGCTGGGCCCGGCGGTGCTGATCGCACTGTGCATCACGTGGGGCACCCCGGGCTGGTGGGTGGTGGGAGGCATCTTCGTGGTGACCGGCCTCGCGGTCCCACCGGTGGTCCGCTGGGCGGAGCGCGACCGAGCCCGCCGCGCGGTGGCCGAGCCGCAGGCAGCTTGA
- a CDS encoding 3-oxoacyl-ACP synthase III family protein, with protein sequence MTSDIGIIATGSYLPDRVVTNAEIAPAAGVDAAWIERKTGIRERRHAAPGQATSNLAAIAADRALLAAGLSPADVDHVVVATSTPDHPQPATASLVQHLIGARSASAVDVNAVCSGFVYALAMARGLVRDGGHALVIGADVYSRILDVRDRKTAILFGDGAGAVVLGAVPAGGGVIGTRLRGHGADHRLIGVRAGGSRVPASVRSVLDGEHYFRMDGRGVREFVSGHVPAAIAGTLRESGLPATAVDHLVPHQANGVMLRELGEALDLPNATLHLTVDRFANTGAASVPITLDAAHRAGALDVGDLVLLAGFGGGMNLGVGLCRWTAAPPRSGTAVRNHTSALSHG encoded by the coding sequence ATGACCAGCGACATCGGCATCATCGCCACCGGCTCCTACCTGCCCGACCGCGTCGTCACCAACGCCGAGATCGCCCCGGCGGCCGGCGTCGACGCCGCGTGGATCGAACGCAAGACCGGCATCCGCGAACGCCGGCACGCCGCCCCCGGCCAGGCCACGTCGAACCTCGCGGCGATCGCGGCCGACCGGGCGCTGCTCGCCGCCGGGCTGAGCCCGGCCGACGTCGACCACGTCGTCGTCGCCACCTCCACCCCGGACCACCCGCAGCCGGCGACGGCCAGCCTCGTGCAGCACCTGATCGGCGCCCGCTCGGCGAGCGCCGTCGACGTCAACGCCGTGTGCAGCGGCTTCGTCTACGCACTGGCGATGGCCCGGGGGCTCGTGCGCGACGGCGGGCACGCGCTGGTGATCGGCGCCGACGTCTACTCCCGCATCCTGGACGTGCGTGACCGCAAGACCGCGATCCTGTTCGGTGACGGTGCGGGGGCGGTCGTGCTCGGAGCGGTACCGGCGGGAGGGGGCGTCATCGGCACGCGGCTGCGCGGACACGGTGCCGACCACCGGCTCATCGGCGTGCGCGCGGGCGGCAGCCGGGTGCCCGCGTCGGTCCGCTCGGTGCTGGACGGCGAGCACTACTTCCGGATGGACGGGCGTGGCGTGCGCGAGTTCGTCAGCGGGCACGTCCCCGCAGCCATCGCCGGGACCCTGCGGGAAAGCGGGCTGCCCGCCACCGCCGTCGACCACCTCGTGCCGCACCAGGCCAACGGGGTGATGCTGCGCGAACTGGGGGAGGCGCTCGACCTCCCGAACGCGACCCTGCACCTGACCGTCGACCGGTTCGCCAACACCGGCGCGGCGTCGGTGCCCATCACGCTCGACGCCGCCCACCGCGCCGGTGCGCTCGACGTCGGCGATCTCGTGCTGCTGGCCGGGTTCGGCGGCGGGATGAACCTCGGCGTCGGCCTCTGCCGCTGGACGGCCGCGCCGCCGCGAAGCGGCACCGCCGTCCGGAACCACACCAGCGCCCTGTCCCACGGCTGA